Proteins from a single region of Argopecten irradians isolate NY chromosome 7, Ai_NY, whole genome shotgun sequence:
- the LOC138326808 gene encoding E3 ubiquitin-protein ligase RNF213-like: protein MDRISRCMKSRSFRKILSEQKNKTSSSNNTFQYTRVTVSWNDLKTIVWKPAFDTWSEFGRSFKSGDISLEQITKATGIQSRDKNILTDMLRTDLSILDHELPDLRLGKVIETRLAAVSDVLEIESSAKIAKSILKVKETFQLTGDFSSIATGMENTGIALGQVNRQMIEMRKVLASLPSEMDTCLESFNRCRSLVQWLRENMKGGQNDIKTFVDLALIAVSESDLDIAVIRYFHSAALGYSRLIFMPVDCAAADFVERLWDVAVALLNDPDLPKKLGLQTVIRINVERKGGIMKFTFDELKDIQNRLMLAGNSEDLDDPNIRNVMSKEEIKEKFTMIFDSLRRLGMVYIQLRELGCTFLRQMDVAVLGDIEGTEKMNDASTSKKLDKKVLLLLSLVLPGCSQEQMTRALVKTHQHSSLPGLVQM from the exons ATGGATCGTATATCACGTTGCATGAAGAGTCGTAGCTTCAGAAAAATATTGAGTGAACAAAAAAACAAGACTTCCTCAAGTAATAATACCTTCCAATATACCCGTGTCACTGTGTCATGGAATGACTTGAAGACCATAGTGTGGAAACCAGCGTTTGACACTTGGAGTGAATTTGGACGTTCTTTCAAATCCGGTGATATTAGTTTGGAACAGATAACAAAAGCAACTGGGATACAAAGTCGGGATAAAAACATTCTTACAGATATGCTTCGCACAGATTTGTCCATTTTAGATCACGAACTTCCAGATCTTCGACTCGGTAAAGTCATTGAAACAAGACTTGCTGCTGTCAGCGACGTACTTGAAATCGAGAGTAGTGCCAAAATTGCTAAAAGTATCCTAAAGGTCAAAGAAACGTTCCAGCTTACTGGGGATTTTTCCAGCATAGCGACTGGGATG GAGAATACAGGAATCGCATTAGGACAAGTTAATAGACAAATGATAGAAATGAGAAAAGTGCTGGCGTCCCTCCCATCCGAAATGGACACGTGTCTGGAATCGTTCAACAGATGCCGAAGCCTTGTACAATGGTTAAGGGAAAATATGAAAG GCGGCCAAAATGACATCAAGACGTTTGTTGATCTTGCACTGATTGCTGTCAGTGAAAGCGATCTGGACATAGCAGTGATTCGCTATTTCCATTCCGCAGCCCTAGGCTACTCGCGACTTATCTTCATGCCAGTTGACTGTGCAGCAGCTGATTTTGTTGAAAGACTATGGGATGTTGCAGTAGCATTATTAAACGATCCGGACTTACCCAAGAAACTT GGACTTCAGACTGTCATAAGAATAAATGTTGAAAGAAAAGGTGGAATTATGAAATTCACTTTTGATGAATTGAAAGATATCCAGAATCGGCTAATGTTAGCTGGAAATTCTGAGGACTTAGATGATCCaaatataaggaatgtcatGTCAAAAGAAGAAATCAAAGAAAAGTTCACCATG ATTTTTGACAGCTTAAGGAGGCTTGGTATGGTCTATATCCAACTCAGGGAACTTGGATGTACGTTTTTACGCCAAATGGATGTAGCTGTTCTTGGCGATATAGAAGGCACGGAA AAAATGAACGATGCCTCCACCAGTAAGAAGTTAGATAAAAAGGTGCTATTATTACTATCGCTTGTTTTACCGGGATGCTCACAGGAGCAAATGACGCGGGCTCTTGTAAAGACACATCAACATTCGTCCTTGCCGGGACTAG TACAAATGTAA
- the LOC138327330 gene encoding uncharacterized protein, translated as MTATTYGTQLLHSVKQRWMSCQFARCTGCCVCRLIHFLSGQKPFHVIRLTAEGDYSGDQGMDDIINTTRKKTGKVHQLSQLLVFLVKEIFKETKTGSMSYSSDPPNLIERFHTTSQSRLAAEQVCSMLNQQEERVIYCYTLLCWSL; from the exons ATGACAG CGACCACTTACGGAACACAGTTATTACATTCTGTAAAACAGCGATGGATGTCCTGCCAGTTCGCGAGATGCACTGGATGTTGTGTGTGCCGCTTGATACATTTCCTGTCAGGTCAGAAGCCTTTCCACGTGATCAGATTAACGGCTGAGGGCGACTACTCTGGGGATCAGGGAATGGACGATATCATCAATACAACAAGAAAGAAAACTGGCAAAGTCCAT CAACTTAGTCAACTCCTCGTCTTTCTTGTCAAGGAGATATTCAAAGAGACTAAAACAGGATCAATGAG CTATTCCTCAGATCCTCCCAACCTCATCGAAAGATTTCATACCACAAGTCAAAGTCGTCTTGCTGCAGAGCAAGTGTGTAGTATGTTAAATCAACAGGAAGAGCGAGTGATTTACTGCTATACTCTGCTTTGCTGGTCGTTGTGA
- the LOC138326807 gene encoding uncharacterized protein → MKCKVHPNFRLILVAEKQTVYKTFPIPLINRLEKHLVRGDMLLTDGQLQLSKELDSWIERFNRNSNEKKYRGYLRYVVSAHLPQKWLKEFHGLHYIYELSSDGRSWNSEYWHDTANDTHHRVLSFQEKELRKLVLREQKRCEKRDSSSRPTVDAYDGVILRDSRVSIRKVFSPGIDQSVLLSTIGPVCEEYFPNLTEENFSIDQFIHKFKSARKTFYKRYFDSRNISEDEITSRYIGIMLSHIEDGIERQEDYLSRVINTYHHDNASA, encoded by the exons ATGAAGTGTAAGGTTCATCCAAATTTCAG ACTCATTCTTGTTGCTGAGAAACAGACAGTTTACAAGACGTTTCCTATCCCGCTGATCAACCGTCTCGAGAAACATCTGGTACGAGGGGATATGCTGCTAACAGATGGACAATTACAACTGTCAAAGGAACTGGATAGTTGGATAGAAAGGTTCAACAGAAATAG CAACGAGAAAAAGTATCGAGGGTATCTGAGATACGTTGTCAGCGCACACTTACCACAAAAATGGCTGAAGGAGTTCCACGGGCTACATTATATCTACGAACTAAGCTCTGACGGCAGATCATGGAACTCTGAATATTGGCATGATACAGCGAACGACACTCATCATAGAGTACTTAGCTTTCAAGAAAAAG AGCTACGTAAATTGGTTCTAAGGGAACAAAAGAGATGTGAAAAGAGGGATTCAAGTTCTAGGCCTACGGTAGATGCGTATGATGGCGTGATCCTTAGAGATTCCAGAGTCTCCATCAGGAAGGTGTTCTCTCCTGGGATCGATCAGAGTGTATTGCTAAGTACCATTGGACCGGTGTGTGAAGAGTACTTCCCAAACCTTACTGAGGAGAATTTCTCCATCGACCAATTCATACACAAGTTTAAATCGGCAcgcaaaacattttataagcGATACTTTGACTCAAGAAACATTTCC GAGGACGAAATCACGAGCAGATACATTGGAATCATGCTCTCCCATATTGAAGATGGAATAGAGAGACAGGAGGATTACTTAAGTAGAGTAATAAACACTTATCATCACGATAACGCCAGTGCTTGA